In Quercus robur chromosome 11, dhQueRobu3.1, whole genome shotgun sequence, the following proteins share a genomic window:
- the LOC126706344 gene encoding LYR motif-containing protein At3g19508 isoform X3 gives MEKALRVYGEVLRLVRRLPKDTRPYYAKYARENFVNYREVDAKDSNALDELFHRAYNHSIWVLNKYSVDKSVADKLKEICFP, from the exons ATGGAGAAAGCGCTGAGAGTCTATGGTGAGGTCCTGAGGCTAGTGAGGCGGTTGCCAAAGGACACAAGGCCTTACTACGCCAAGTACGCCCGTGAAAACTTCGTCAACTACAGAGAGGTCGACGCCAAAGACTCCAATGCCCTTGACGAGCTCTTCCACCGCGCTTACAACCACTCCATCTGGGTCCTCAACAAG TATTCGGTGGATAAATCGGTGGCGGATAAGCTGAAGGAGATCTGTTTTCCTTAG
- the LOC126706343 gene encoding putative calcium-transporting ATPase 13, plasma membrane-type: MEDGFHGHIFHKDGSLLRTLSYVAIDVQRINEDSPRDNKPVSLLTVDPKKLRDTVRDKNFESLSEFGGVKELALILETDVKNGINGCEADLIHRQNAFGANKYQKPPPKMFLRFVFDAFKDTTILILLACAVLSLGFGIKQDGWEDGWYDGGSIILAVFLVVAVSAVSDFKQSKQFQKLSTKSSDIRVEVVRDGRRQPISIFDVVVGDIVCLKIGDQVPSDGLFLEGHSLKVDESSMTGESDHIEINQGNPFMLSGTKVTDGYGFMLVTSVGMNTAWGEMMSSINRDLNEETPLQARLNKLTSYIGKIGLLVAALVLVVMLIRYFTGNTRDDKGNKEFIGSKTKFNDVMNVVVSIVSAAVTIIVVAIPEGLPLAVTLTLAYSMKCMMADNAMVRKLSSCETMGSATIICTDKTGTLTLNEMKVTEFWLGKEAVKDDTFAGLAGNILKLLQQAVSLNTTGTVYKPHSTSVPEISGSPTEKAILSWAVFNLNTSVVAVKQNYNIIQVEAFNSEKKRSGVLVKRNNEKTIHTHWKGAAEMTLAMCSTYYDREGVLKVMDEEEKLQLETIIKNMAQKSLRCIAFAYKEAEEESGQVLEKLEENGLTLLGLLGLKDPCRPGVSAAVESCRAAGVNIKMITGDNVHTARAIALECKILNPYEDLDDEAVVEGVQFRNYSPEERMEKVDKILVMARSSPFDKLLMVQCLKHKGHVVAVTGDGTNDAPALKEADIGLSMGIQGTEVAKESSDIVILDDNFTSVVTVLRWGRCVYTNIQKFLQFQLTVNVAALVINFVAAVSSGKVPLTAVQLLWVNLIMDTLGALALATEKPTNDLMAKPPVGRSEPLITRIMWRNLIAQAVYQVTILLVLQFKGKSIFGVKESIKSTLIFNTFVLCQVFNEFNARKLEKKNIFKGILTNKLFMAIVGITIVLQLVMVEFLKRFANTERLDWGQWGVCIGLAALSWPIGWLVKCIPVSGKQLGS; the protein is encoded by the coding sequence ATGGAGGATGGCTTTCACGGCCATATCTTTCACAAGGATGGCTCTCTCTTGCGCACCCTTTCCTACGTTGCCATTGACGTGCAGCGTATCAACGAGGACTCCCCACGTGACAACAAACCCGTTTCTTTGCTTACTGTTGATCCAAAGAAGCTCCGCGATACGGTAAGGGACAAAAACTTTGAGTCTTTGAGTGAGTTTGGAGGGGTTAAAGAACTTGCTTTAATTCTTGAAACTGATGTAAAAAACGGTATCAATGGCTGTGAGGCTGATCTTATTCATAGGCAGAATGCTTTTGGTGccaacaaataccaaaaaccACCACCAAAAATGTTTCTAAGATTTGTGTTTGATGCATTTAAAGATACgactattttaatattattggCATGTGCTGTGCTCTCTCTTGGCTTTGGGATCAAGCAAGATGGCTGGGAAGATGGGTGGTATGATGGTGGGAGTATTATTCTTGCTGTCTTTTTGGTGGTTGCTGTGTCTGCAGTGAGTGACTTTAAACAATCAAAGCAATTTCAGAAGCTTTCAACAAAGAGTAGTGATATAAGAGTGGAAGTTGTGAGAGATGGGAGGCGCCAACCTATATCGATATTTGATGTTGTTGTGGGTGATATTGTGTGCTTAAAGATTGGTGATCAAGTTCCCTCTGATGGGTTATTCTTGGAAGGGCATTCTTTGAAGGTGGATGAGTCTAGCATGACTGGTGAAAGTGACCACATTGAGATCAATCAAGGGAATCCCTTTATGTTATCAGGCACAAAGGTCACAGATGGCTATGGTTTCATGCTCGTCACTTCTGTGGGCATGAACACTGCATGGGGTGAGATGATGAGTTCTATAAATCGTGACTTGAATGAGGAGACGCCATTGCAAGCACGCCTCAACAAGCTAACTTCTTATATAGGGAAGATTGGTCTGTTGGTGGCTGCACTTGTTCTTGTTGTTATGTTGATTCGGTACTTCACAGGGAACACTAGAGATGACAAAGGAAACAAGGAATTCATTGGCAGCAAGACAAAGTTTAATGATGTGATGAATGTAGTAGTGAGTATTGTCTCTGCTGCCGTTACTATCATTGTGGTGGCTATTCCAGAAGGCTTACCTCTGGCTGTTACTCTAACTCTGGCTTATTCAATGAAATGCATGATGGCTGATAATGCAATGGTCAGAAAACTATCTTCTTGCGAGACAATGGGCTCGGCTACAATAATCTGCACAGATAAAACAGGCACTCTTACACTAAATGAAATGAAAGTTACAGAGTTTTGGCTTGGAAAGGAAGCAGTGAAAGATGACACTTTTGCGGGTTTGGCAGGTAATATTCTCAAACTACTACAACAAGCAGTTAGCTTAAACACAACTGGTACAGTATACAAACCACATTCTACATCAGTTCCTGAAATTTCTGGTAGTCCAACTGAGAAAGCAATTCTTTCTTGGGCTGTGTTTAATTTAAATACAAGTGTTGTAGCAGTAAAGCAGAATTATAACATAATCCAGGTAGAGGCCTTCAAttcagagaaaaagagaagtggGGTTTTGGTGAAGAGGAACAATGAGAAGACCATTCATACTCATTGGAAGGGAGCTGCTGAAATGACATTAGCCATGTGTTCTACGTATTATGATAGAGAAGGGGTGCTGAAAGTAATGGATGAGGAAGAAAAGTTGCAGCTTGAGACTATTATTAAGAATATGGCACAAAAAAGCCTAAGATGCATTGCATTTGCCTAcaaagaagctgaagaagaaagTGGACAAGTACTTGAGAAGCTTGAAGAAAATGGGCTGACATTATTAGGGTTACTTGGCTTGAAGGATCCATGTCGGCCAGGAGTCAGTGCAGCTGTGGAGTCTTGCAGGGCTGCTGGAGTGAATATCAAAATGATCACTGGTGACAATGTGCATACAGCAAGGGCTATTGCCCTTGAATGCAAGATTCTCAATCCTTATGAGGATTTGGATGATGAAGCTGTAGTTGAAGGGGTGCAATTTAGAAATTACTCACCTGAAGAGAGAATGGAAAAAGTTGACAAAATCCTTGTAATGGCCAGGTCATCTCCTTTTGACAAACTTCTTATGGTACAATGCTTGAAGCATAAAGGTCATGTGGTTGCAGTCACAGGTGATGGAACTAATGATGCACCTGCACTAAAGGAAGCAGACATTGGGCTTTCAATGGGGATCCAAGGAACTGAAGTGGCAAAAGAGAGCTCAGATATAGTCATCTTGGATGACAATTTTACCTCTGTGGTGACAGTATTGAGGTGGGGAAGGTGTGTATACACTAATATTCAAAAATTTCTTCAGTTTCAGCTCACAGTGAATGTTGCTGCCCTTGTTATCAACTTTGTTGCAGCTGTTTCTTCTGGTAAGGTCCCTTTGACTGCAGTCCAACTATTATGGGTGAATCTGATAATGGATACATTGGGAGCTTTAGCCTTGGCTACTGAGAAACCCACTAATGATCTTATGGCAAAGCCACCTGTTGGTCGATCGGAGCCACTTATAACAAGAATCATGTGGAGGAATCTCATAGCACAGGCTGTGTATCAAGTGACCATCTTATTGGTTTTACAATTTAAGGGAAAATCCATTTTTGGTGTAAAGGAGAGCATTAAGAGCACCCTCATTTTCAATACTTTTGTCCTCTGCCAAGTATTCAATGAATTTAACGCAAGGAAACTGGAGAAGAAGAATATATTCAAAGGGATACTTACGAACAAGCTATTTATGGCAATTGTTGGGATCACCATAGTTCTTCAGCTGGTGATGGTGGAGTTTCTGAAGAGGTTTGCCAATACTGAGAGACTGGATTGGGGGCAATGGGGTGTTTGCATTGGACTTGCAGCTTTGTCATGGCCAATTGGTTGGCTTGTAAAGTGCATCCCAGTTTCAGGCAAGCAGTTGGGAAGCTGA